The genomic segment AAGCACGGAGCTTCCTCATAGTAGGGGTGGGGCGGCCCTGGGGCGCAGACCACCATCACGTCCGGGTAGTAGACCGCCTCATCCCGGATCCTAAGCTTCATGTCGCTCATGTACACCCGGCACCCCTTGGCCCTGGCCGCCTCCAGGAGGCGGGCGGCGATGTTGAGGGCCACCCGGTTGTGCAGGGTGCTGGCCCCGGCCATGGCGTAGAGGCGGCCCCGCAGGTACTCCCGCTTCACCGGGGAACGGGCCTCCTCCTCCAGGTAGGCCTCCAGGCTTAGGGGGAGCTTCCGGGCCAGCATACCCCCATGATGGCCGAGGGTTCGGCCTGCGAGCAAGCCCTGGAAAAACCCCATCCCCCGAGGGCCCTCACTCCGGCTTGGGCTCCCGGGCCATGAGGGCAGAGAGGGCCTTCAGGGGGTCCAGCCCTTCGTAGGCCACCCGGTAGACCGCCTCGGCGATGGGGAGCTCCACCCCGGCCTTCTCCTTCCAGGCCATGAGGGCCTTGACCGCGTAGAGCCCCTCCACCACCCCCCGGTCCTCGAGGCGCTCCAGGGCCTCCCCCCGCACCAGCCTCTCCCCCGCCCCCCGGTTGCGGGAGTGGAGGCTGTAGGCGGTGGCCAGGAGGTCGCCCAGGCCGGAAAGC from the Thermus tengchongensis genome contains:
- a CDS encoding Uma2 family endonuclease, producing MLARKLPLSLEAYLEEEARSPVKREYLRGRLYAMAGASTLHNRVALNIAARLLEAARAKGCRVYMSDMKLRIRDEAVYYPDVMVVCAPGPPHPYYEEAPCLVVEVLSPATEAQDRREKRALYETLSSLEVYLLVDLEARRFTLYRRTPEGFAEEEGEEALIPCLDLVLRAEEAFRL